A stretch of Ranitomeya variabilis isolate aRanVar5 chromosome 3, aRanVar5.hap1, whole genome shotgun sequence DNA encodes these proteins:
- the ACOT9 gene encoding acyl-coenzyme A thioesterase 9, mitochondrial isoform X3, translating to MTASTIQSNGRLPDMAEGHITVHVNNVRDRLREIVGASTNWRDHVQAMEERKALQSLLAKKQEDLPPRRMKDSYIEVMLPLGSEPQLREKYLNVYNNVRFGRILEDLDSLGVLICYTHTKSASRNMSPLSIVTALVDKIELRKQIMSPDCDIKFTGHVSWVGKTSMEVKMHMLQLHDGIYSPVLDATFVMVARDPENRRPAFVNPIVPDGPEEERLLQQGELNKLRRIEFSTASLLKMAPTAEERKIAHDIFLNTLDTNTVSFRSRILPPNSVWMEDAKLKGLEICHPQERNIFNRIFGGFLMRKAYELAWATACSYGGSRPYVVAVDDIMFQRPVEIGSLLFLSSQVCYTENNYIQIRVHSEVSDPITREHHTTNIFHFTYMSEKEMPQIVPQTYGQSMLYLDGKRHFDAVVQSRNGQSQSS from the exons GACACATTACAGTCCATGTGAATAATG TGCGGGATCGACTGAGGGAAATCGTTGGCGCCTCTACAAACTGGAG AGATCACGTACAAGCCATGGAAGAACGGAAGGCTCTACAATCTCTTTTGGCCAAGAAGCAAGAAGATCTTCCCCCACGGAGGATGAAGGACAGTTACATTGAGGTTATGTTGCCCCTTGGCAGTGAACCACAACTGAGAGAAAAGTACCTGAATGTATACAACAATGTCCG GTTTGGCAGGATTCTGGAAGACCTGGATAGCCTTGGAG TTCTCATCTGTTACACTCACACAAAGTCCGCGTCACGGAACATGTCTCCTCTGTCAATAGTCACTGCGCTGGTGGATAAGATAG AACTTCGTAAGCAGATTATGTCTCCCGATTGTGATATCAAGTTTACAGGGCATGTGTCTTGGGTTGGGAAGACCTCAATGGAAGTTAAAATGCACATGTTACAG CTCCATGATGGCATTTACAGTCCGGTTTTGGATGCAACATTTGTTATGGTGGCCAGAGACCCGGAGAACAGAAG GCCTGCATTTGTCAATCCAATAGTTCCTGATGGTCCTGAAGAGGAAAGACTTTTACAACAAGGAGAAT TGAACAAGTTGAGAAGAATTGAATTCAGTACAGCATCGTTACTAAAAATGGCTCCAACCGCCGAAGAAAGGAAGATTGCACATGACATTTTTCTAAACACACTAGATACAAA CACCGTGAGCTTCAGGAGCCGCATCTTGCCACCGAATTCGGTCTGGATGGAAGATGCAAAACTCAAGGGCTTGGAAATTTGTCATCCACAG GAAAGAAACATCTTCAACCGAATTTTCGGTGGTTTTCTAATGAGGAAAGCCTATGAATTAGCCTGGGCAACTGCATGTTCTTATGG TGGTTCTAGGCCATATGTTGTTGCTGTTGATGACATCATGTTCCAGCGACCAGTGGAGATTGGATCATTACTCTTCCTGTCCTCTCAG GTGTGTTACACAGAGAATAACTACATACAAATCAGGGTCCACAGCGAAGTTTCAGATCCCATAACCCGAGAACATCATACAACCAACATCTTCCATtttacatacatgtcagaaaaagaAATGCCGCAGATTGTGCCACAGACATATGGAC AGTCCATGCTGTATTTGGATGGAAAGCGACACTTTGATGCTGTGGTGCAAAGCAGAAATGGTCAAAGCCAAAGCTCGTAG